The genomic region tctgattcatacgctgaagtctgaagttcttcggagacttagcaactctctacctcacaaaggagaatttacacaacaacacatttttagcTCAATTGACTATATTTACCATCGACACTGATGGGGATTGCCACGTAAAACATGGCGAATCTCTTCTTTAAGTTTAGAAGAATGTAATAATTTAAAGAAACTAATGTAATTGTAATAAAGTGGAAAATTCACGAGAGAATGGCTttatttcaagaaaaaaaattaaactttataacaagaaaatatatatcGTATTTCAAGGAGTTGTATCTTGAGTCTCAGTGTTGAACCCTGTATGTATCAGCTGGTGAACTCTTCAGTCTGTCCTCGGCCTGTCTTTGCTCCCgtcttctttccctctcttctgGCGCTGGTACAACCTTTTAGCTTTCCTCAGCAGCAGGATAAACCAGTAGACCTGTGGAGCCAGTATCGCCATGTTACCCACGTTGCACTGCAGGGGCAGATGGAAGGCCACTTTATGCGCGGGAATTCCAAATTGCCAGCCGTACATCCAGTACATGAAGGGGAAGATGGCAATCCGACATGTAAAGAAACTGAGGAGGACAACAATACCATTGAGTCTGTGCAGCCTGGTGTCGTCGAGGCCCAGCTGGATATCAGGGGACAAGAAAAGGAAGGAATGTGAAGAGGAAGAGCACAGCAACTTAATTTAGTATTTAAGTATGGAAACTGTGAGACCTTCAATGTTTGTTACAGACACAGGTGGGTGTCAGATGAATGAAAGTGAATGCGAATCAGTTGCTATGACCTTCACAATCACCCGATTTCATCCCCCTCGTAGAAATTCTGATCTAATTCATTAGACTGAACTCCTAGACAACTGTCAAATCATCAACTTCGTGCTTTAACTTATTCTGAGGCAGCACGGTGTAAAGAAATTAGATCAAATCTTCAAACCTGTCTGACACCCCTGCTCACATTGAAGCCTCGGTGTGAAACACTGTCAAATTTTGGGCACTCCACCATAAAGAAGCTGGAGTGAAAGAGAACTTTTCTATATTCCTTAAAATAGTCAAACATACAAAAGTGTGGAAACAGTGGTGAACTCTTTGTCATGAAATTGGGATGCAGCAACATgtataatagtaataataataataataataataataataataataataatgatgatgatgatgtccggATGGTTTACTTGGATCAGTATCTTCCCCATAGAGATGAACGGAgtgctgaactctgtgatgaACAGGCAGCCAATGAAGAAATCCCCCAGCCCTCTTcggaaaaactgaaaatcagaCACATCGCACAGTCAGCAGTCTTGGACAGCCTCTCTAGACGGACCAATCCCATCTACAAACACACCGCAAGCATGACAGTCACTCCTCCCCATACTCACCAGAGTGATGGGCATGAAAACGAGAAGCAGGGCCAGGTGATGAAGGATCAGCATCCACTCCTTGCAGACGAAAGCCTTCACAGTCTGAAGAGAGTGGCTGCTGTATGACCTggactgacctctgaccctctgGACATGGTAGTGGCTCAGATACATGGCGTAGATGTCGTGGACCATGTAGGGAGCTCCGAACACAACAAAGCCATTGACCAGCCAGTGACTGACCCAATCAACATTGATTATATGCAAACAAAGGACAATAGGATAGGGAAGGTTCATATGTAGATTAATAGGATATGAAAAGACAATGAACTTActttatgtattgtgttttgCCACAAAGGGGTTGGGGCTGATTCACAGATTGTAAGAGTTAATGTTTTTCACAGTGATAAAAACTGTCAATCTCGTACCTGTCCTTCATGGTGTCCCTGCAGGAGGTCACTACAATGACTCCAGCTGCAGTAGCCAGAGAGGCATGGATGGCGGAGAccagcctgaacacacacaatcagcaGAAACGACCAACTATGTGTTATGTTGCTTATTGGCACCCATAGATACATCATTAAACGCTTCATCTACTCGAAGGTCCATTTTGGTGTCTTCGGCAGACATAATACACAAATGTGATGGAGTAATCGagtacattttttacttttcagaCGGCTCTTTAACACAGCCAGCAATGTGTGCGACGCTAGAGGAACACTTCACTAAGTCGAGCCTCTGGTTCACTATAAGAAAGCCGAACTTAGCAGCTCTCCATATGAACCGATACAAAGTAGAAAGTTCATCTCAGTAAAGTATGTGAGCTGACATTTAGGCAAGGCGACTTTAAACAGCCGCACGTCGAAAGGAGTTCGGTCCAGTGACGCGCTCGTGTCGGTTCTGCTGACCTCTCACTGACAGAAACCACGTCGGCATCACTCCACTGCCTGAACGAGTGTTTCAGGGTTTTCCTGAACGCGTAGAATAGTCCTGGAAACACCACGGCTCCACACACTAAAGCATGAAACATGATCTGGGCCGACGTCTTCGTGTCGTCGCTGCAGCGCCACAACGGTCAAGTCCTGAGGTATGAGGTCACCCCTGTGACATCATCGATATCACGGAGACAACTGTCGGTCAGGTCTGTTTACAGAAAAGTGGCACAgaagctaatgttgctaacagGAGCCACTTCCGCACTGAGCATTTATATTTGACATACTTGTTTTTTCATAAGGGGGGCTGCTATTGGCTGGAGGGGACGTCGTTTGAACCAATGGCTGACAGACTCACCTGAAATAACCTTTAAATATGTTCGTGTTAAAATGTCAGAGCAGAGACAGCGGCGCTGCTCCACCACGGCCCTGATATGAGTGTACAATAAAGTCACGCAGGACACATTATACGGTCTTAATGACAGAGGAGATGAGCTAGACATTTAATAAGGCAGCTGTGTGAGTCAGGTTCGTCCACCGGCACTGAAAGGACTCTTCAGCCACcgtctgtttattttattcaatacAACGACGCCTATCGTTGACCGGAAACGACATGATAGAATTGCTTGCCTTGCCTTGGCCAGGGTATTTTCAAATCTCAATACCTagaaaacatacttttttttctgttatgcTGTTGATGCAGCAGATTCGTTGGAATTATTATCGACCATCGAATGAGGTAAGGGAAAAGTACCCGAATGGGTGGATCTCGCCTATGGTAACGATTATAAAGTTGCACCATCTATCAGTTGGAATATGAGATGTATTTAATTAATTCAGTCTGAATAACCACAGGAGGGATATtcaaaggagagaaaaatggcATGGAGATAATTTAACCACTTGAATAACAATACAGTTGAACCACAGCAAAATGTAGTTGAACTACTAGTTTAATTACAAACCCGATACAACCTGCTTCAGCAGTAAAATGAGTGTTGTGTCCACGTGTTGACATGTAGCTGTGATCATCCATTCACTTTACTGACTGTCTGAAATGACACAGTGTCCTTCAGCTCAGTGGACTCAGTGTAGATCATTTGGAATCAGGGAACTTCAGTGCACACAAACTTGTTGTCTCTCACAAGCATCATCTCCACTGTTACAGGACGAGCTCAGTCGATTCCTGATTATCTCATAAACAGTCAATATGATGGTTTAAAAAGCTTGTTTGTGCAACTCCAACCTGCATAACCTGCAGCGTCTCTGACTTGCCTGTAACTCTTAAGCTAGTTTTAGTGTTAAACTCTGTCAAGTCCTGTTACACAGTTACTGTagagttttacatttttctcacatttaaaaccaGTCCCTATTTGAATCAGATGTTTAGTAGAAGCTTCAGctattttgctgtgaagctccataaatgttttgtagactacaAAACTTCCCGTGACTGTCCCTCTGGATAAAGGTGAGTTGATAAAGACTGAATCAGTTTCAGctttgggtgaacttctcctttaaaatTGTgaggaaattacatttttggacatttttgtcaaatgctcagggaataatgcatggatcctgATGGACAAAATCAGGTCTATTTAGGTGACTGGGATCTATTAAGTAAGTCATGAAGGGGATGTTTGGCCCCCCAAAATAAGTAGAGCTCCTGTTCTTTTTGCATCCGTTACATTCATAATCTCTGAGCAAAACTCACTCGGGGCCAACTTTCCACCATAAAAGCTAAAATAATACAGACTCAAAGTAAAACCATTGTTTTGTCAactttatttcatatatttgtgtgtgtatttatatatgtatatatataaatatatatacacatatatatttatatttatatatatatatatacacacacacacacacacacacatcacacacacacacacacacatatatatatatatatacacacatatatatatatatatatatacacacacatatatatatatatatacacatatatacatacatacacatatatacataaatatatacatatatatatacacacacatatatatatacatatatacacatatatatatacatacatacatatatatacatatatatacatacatacgtatgtacatatatatatacacatacatacatgtgtgtatatatacatatatacatagatatacatatatatacacatatatgtgtatgtatatacacatatatatgtatatatatatgtatatatgtacatatatatatatatatatatatatatatatatatatatatatatatatatatacacatatatatatatatacacatatatacatatatatatatatatatatatatatatatatatatacacacacatatatatatatatatatatacacacatacatatatacacatatatatatatatatacacatacatatatatatacacatatatatacatacatacatatatatacacatatatatatatacacatatatacatatatatatatatatatatatatatatatatatatatatacatacatatatatatatacacatatatatatatatatatatatatacatatatatatatatatatatatatatatatatatatatatatatatatatatatatatatatatatatatatatatatatatatatatatatatatatacacactgtatactAATGTGTTTGACTGCCACTGTTGAAAGGTGTGActcatcacattttcacttGTAAGCATaaataataacttttttttctctcttgaaACTTGGGAAATAAACCAACTGACAACAGTTATGGGTCATTTTCAGCACCATTGAATAGTACATTCTCTATATTGCATCAGGATATAAAAATATACAGATatagtgagtttttttttctttaaaacattcttTCCGTGTTGTTCAATGGCATGaaacaagagaggaagaaaagaccTCATGCTGACAATGAGGATTGTTACCATTATTATCGTCTATATTATTAATCCTTAGTAGATCTGTACTGGACTGTCCATTCATCCCTTCACagcactttgaaaacatcagtAGCAGCCACACATGGgagaaacaaattaaataaaacacattagaGGGTCTCCCTCTGAAACATGTCACGTTCACAGTGCCATCGGCCTCCCAACCACTTTTAGaacaaagaaagagagtgaAGAAGATGCCAACAGAGACATGGGAGTGTTGGAGTGCAGTGGAGGGGAAAGCCGTGAAAACCAAGCTGGCCGGTGGGCTCTAAGCTCCGTGTAACCATTAGCAGTCTGTTACAGTCATACACTAAGAACATTTTATCCGCAGTCCAAAGTGATGGTGCTAGGGtaataacccccccccccccccccaaaaaaaaagcataaaaacaacatgaattcaaagcaggaaaaagtcAAAAATTGCAACAAGTCAGTTTTAATACTTTGAGGCttacaagaagaaaaataagcGAGGCGCGGCAAGGGTGAGAGTTCGGTTTGCAGTGCATAGAGAGGGACTTCTGAGATGGAGACAGAGTCACCTGCAGGTCAGTCAGGTGGGATTATTGCCCTGTGTCAGCTttgcacactctctctctctctcacacacacacacacacacacacacacacaaacacacacccacaaacacacagtaaacacacacctcTAGCCAGAGTGAGCAAGACACAAGAGTAAAGACTGAGAGGGAAAGACAGCAGGGCTGGTTGATCAGGTTCCTGTGATTTCCAGAGTATTCccctctccagctctctcagtgGAGAGAAGCAGCCTCCAGCCGAGTGGAAGTTTGCAccagaatgtgtttgtgtgtgtgtgagagagagagagagagagagagagatatgtcCAATTACAAGGCCAAAATATGTCTGCCTCCACCAACACTCTCGTTTTCCATCCTTCAGTCAGTGGTCCTGTGGCCCGTCGTCCTCCAGGAGGCTTCACATCCGTGAGGAGGAAGCTAGCTCGTAGAACAATACGTAAGCGTCGCTGCTGCGCACTTGGCTGGAGGACATTGGCGTTACTCTGGAAAGAAAGTGAGGGGCAATAGGAAGCATACGTGAGAAGCAAAAAATGTATGAGGAAGTGTGTGAAGACAAAGAAACGTATTATCTAACAACCAATTATGGGACtaattgtgaaaatgtttggTAATAAGGACAATCGTAATTAGCTGTCCTAACCTGTGGCATCCAAGTACATACACCAATTACTACTGACTTATTTTGTGAGTTTAAGAAGGTTTTCAGTTTATAAAGCACACATGGTGTAATGCATGTTcagttattaataaaaaaaacagctggagcagtacacacacagatccacacATAATGCATTCATttgaagagagagacagtgtaTGGTGATGTCCTGAAGCAAGCAGATACATAGTGGCAGAGATTGGGGGAATACATGAGTTCTGTAATATACATGGTTCAGTAAGAAGGAGGGAGATAGAGGCAGTAGAGTGGTGTGTTCTGAGTGAGTGCAGTGTAGCAGGAAGGAGCCCAGGAAGACTGACTGGATACTCAGGAGGAAGCAGTGGAGATAAAGGAGGTGAGGAGGATTTCTGCACCTGCATTACACTCACTGGAGTCTGACTTATCTGTTGTTGGTCATGGTAACTGCTAATGAGGTCAGGTTTATAACAGACTGTATTAAGATGTGGTAAAACATTCATTGTGAATGATTTAGCTCTTGCATATGTAACAAAATCAAGAGAGACTGTACATTTATTCTGACAGCCCAGCGATATATATTCTACGATGTACATTATTTCACATAACTAACTACTAACTATTAATTAGTGCTAATTGGCAAATTGAATTTGAggttgtgtgattgtgtgttgaTTAGGAGCAGCTACCATATAGTGATATTTGGTTATATATAGTAGGCTTCAATTTTAATGGGgcaatatttaagaattttATCTGAAAAGTTATGACATGatgatgtctatgtattgtgttgctgaGATTTCTCCCAAGATTagcaagctaaccagctagccctggccctgTCCAAAGGTATTCAAAGCTCCTGTACTAGCGGTGTAAAAATTCCTCTGGTACCTGAGCTGTCAGTCCAAatcgctagctgcacagcttaCCGAGCTAACAGCAACAGTTAGCTGCAGTTAGGTTACTCTGGTGACCTGCTActccctatttgttttgagtatgaatttcaccggtggccatttcttacataATACACCTTTAATGTTAATTTAAAGTCATACTGCTGTATAATTTGCTCACATGTGGGTCCGACTGTTTCTGTAGCATAATCAttatcaacatcatcatcatcatcatcaatattgtcaataattaaatgaaaaaattaaCTTGGAAACAAGCAGGTCTTTAACAAATCCATTCTAATGAAAAAACCTACAAGTCATGTGATAAAACTGtttattactttgtttcaccaacCAGATGGCCTAAGTGGAGAACAAATTTGAGCTTAGTCAAATCTTAATTTTCAAAATGGTGGTGCATTTTTGTGTGGTGTTTGTGCCAGAAGAAGAAAGTAAATATGCTAGTTGTATTAAATCCCAGTTGGTAATGGTTATTCCTGGTTATTCCATGctgcaaactacatttctaATATCATATGTCTTTATAAGTAATGATGGTGGTACATACCTGGAGTCATTAAAGGTGTACCATTCTCCCGAGCTGGGATTGCGACAGTAGGCTGTGTAATGACCGCCCATAGTGGTGCCTGAGTGGTTGGACACTGCATACAGGTTGTACACTGCATTTACTACAACAGGAcataaacaagaaacaaaaaggctgaagttctgtttttcacagAAATCTCTCAAATCAACTCAAAAATCTGATACTTCAGAATTACAGATGTTTTGCATCTTTGCACAACATATTTGATTTATGATATGATAACTGTATTACTGTCAAAGTGGAGAAAGACTGGAATAGCAAAAAGCAGTATGCTGGTTGGGTGGGGGGTCTTAGCTACTCGAGTAGGGAGGACTGAAAATGGCCAgttcagaaataaataaagacacataTAAATGGTTCAATGAAGACATTAATATGCCACTGAATGCACCCAGaacaaatcagaaaataaatgttagttAAGTTATAAAATGGGACATTGGTATTGATATATCTGCTTTAATTtgcttctgtatttatttatccttccattaattaaactttttatttacaaactgttcaattttcattttcatttataaattTCAAATGTAATCTGGGCAAGTGGTTGCCAAATGGTTGCCATTCAGCTACTTCATATATAGGTTAGTGACATGATCAGTATGGGCAGGTAAGTAGTCACATAATTAATCTTGTTAAAGTCACCTGACAAAATATGCCTTTTTAACTCATCACCCTCTTGAGTGACTCAGACTTAAACAATTCTCCACTTAAAGTGATGTGACACTATGTCTATTTCTATACCtatacctatatatatatatatatatatatatatatatatatatatatgtatatatgtaaaataatcatgtactgtacatgtactTACTGCTGTTTTCGGAGGCAAACTCCCGCAGGTCAAGATCCTTCATAGGGAAGTTAACAAAAGTGGACAGTTTGCTGGTTCGTCGCGCCTCAGAGAACCGTTTCAGGTCTGGAGAGTCAAAGACCAACTACTTTGTATGAAGACTTGTATACATCAGGCCAACAATTTGTATGTAATTTGTCTGTAAAAAATTTCTAATTTGGTGGAATATGTTCAAATCTTCATTCAATGCATGGCTGTATgccacagacacagaaacacctgGGCATTGGTGGATGTGAGTGATCACTACAGCCATATACTGTGCACTTCACTGTGCTTCAGACACTTCAGGGTATCAAAGCAGTCGTTCACAGAGAAGCAGCTCAAAGCAGCTACTGCACTGGACCTTTCCATGGATGTGTGATTAAATGGACATTTTCACAAATGATGTACAGATGCACCAGTTGCAGTTTCTCTGACAAATCTATTGGGGATTACAAACATATGCAGATTAATGCAAAATAGTACTGACTGACTTGTTTTATGGCTAGGGTGCATCTCGTAGTAAATTGCGTAGTTTGAATTGCACTCAACTACTGTGTGATACAGTGTTGCCATAACACATCCCACTGACACCGACATACTCTCACAGCCATTCACTACTTTTACAATGTAGTGTGTGACGTGTATGCATTTTAGGAGCTGCACATTTGTTTACTTTCTATGTCAACTCTACAGTAACGTTACCAAAGCCCCCAACCTTGGTGATAACATGTCACAGTTAACAATATGTATCAACTAGGGGGAACCAGaagtctgaaaacgctaacttatttctgggttttaggactcattcctgtGGCTGGCACCCTATAGGCTCACTGCAGATGTCTAATACAACACATTAGTATCAGACCCTGATGTCCTGAGGAAAGGATACGCAGCACTAAGATCTTGGGGAACTTCTGTATTGTGAACTTCTTTGTGCATCTCCTCCTGGCTTTACACCTGTAGCACGTCTGtgaagaacaaacacagagttAGTTCAGTCTCTGTTTACAAGTTGCCAACTCAATATAAAGCACACAGACTGACATCTAGTGGAATTACTACTACAATCAGATGCCTACTAGATTTAAATAGGCAGAATTGAGACTTTCTAAGTACGTCTTAAGCCAAGTAGCCATACATGTTTGACCATAAGGAAAACCAAAGAATGCTTGGTAAACCAGTGAACCACTGATTAAATTTAATGTAGGTaatgaaaagcagaaaatgacaCTATATGGCACTATTTGGTGAAGTACCCCCAGCATTGAATTTTAAGccactattttaaaaaaaatgtctgaagtAGAGTGGCTCCTGGGCTAAAATCTCTGGGTACCTTGTGTGGAAAACAAATATGGCTACAGAAATTGTCCAGTGAAATGAAACATGTGGTAATGTAGTAATGTTACTGTAGTTCTATGAACATGGCTGAGTGTCTTCCATTGGTTCTCACCGGCTTTTCGTCCCCATCGAGGACGTCTTCTTTGGTGAAGAGCCTAACGCAGTCGATCAGACTCACCTCACCATAGCCCTTCTGAGCACAAACATGGATGCATTCACATTAGCATgcacacaaagcacacaacacataaaaacacacacacaaagcaacacacaaagagagacaggTAGAAACCAAAAAGCTCATGTTAAGAGCTGTGCATCAGCTCATAAAtgctcaaaacatttctgctaCGACGTCAAATCATCAAGCGAAAATACAGCTAAAAAGTCACCTCTGCAGgacctatgtgtgtgtgtgtgtgtgtgtgtgtgtgtgtgtttcctaaCCTTGGCGATAGGTAGAGAAAGATCCCAAAAGGGGTCGAAGACAGTGGAGCAGAAACCGCAGTGGCTGCAAGTCAGAGAGCTCTTCAGCTGCCCGACAAACAGATCTGTAACAACAGAAAAGATTACATGAAACAAACCTGTCGCTGATGActggagaaaataaatgtttttttctttatcctgATCATATGAGTGTCATCTTTCTTTTCGGTGGGAGGGTTTAGCCTGCCCTGCCTCTACTATGCCATGTCCAAACTAGACCAGTTTAATCTGTAAAACAAATGTCACCTATACAATTCCAGAGTTGCAGTACTTCATCGATTAGTCATTTGATAGCCAACTATTGATAattgattttcagtttgagtgatgttgctgaagtttggtgctgttctgagcattatttgtggctttttgatggcggtttatacttggacccatttactgcaatgtattgt from Sparus aurata chromosome 2, fSpaAur1.1, whole genome shotgun sequence harbors:
- the LOC115594389 gene encoding TLC domain-containing protein 3A-like, with translation MFHALVCGAVVFPGLFYAFRKTLKHSFRQWSDADVVSVSERLVSAIHASLATAAGVIVVTSCRDTMKDSHWLVNGFVVFGAPYMVHDIYAMYLSHYHVQRVRGQSRSYSSHSLQTVKAFVCKEWMLILHHLALLLVFMPITLFFRRGLGDFFIGCLFITEFSTPFISMGKILIQLGLDDTRLHRLNGIVVLLSFFTCRIAIFPFMYWMYGWQFGIPAHKVAFHLPLQCNVGNMAILAPQVYWFILLLRKAKRLYQRQKRGKEDGSKDRPRTD
- the usp2a gene encoding ubiquitin carboxyl-terminal hydrolase 2a isoform X5 is translated as MGETAAKKNSKSAQGLVGLKNLGNTCFMNSILQCLSNTHSLRDYCLHNSHRRDLNNNSRTNTALMEEFAKLIQTMWTLSSSEAVSPSEFKTQIQRYAPRFVGYNQQDAQEFLRFLLDGLHNEVNRVTVRPRGTVEDFDHLPDEEKGKKMWSKYLEREDSKIVDLFVGQLKSSLTCSHCGFCSTVFDPFWDLSLPIAKKGYGEVSLIDCVRLFTKEDVLDGDEKPTCYRCKARRRCTKKFTIQKFPKILVLHLKRFSEARRTSKLSTFVNFPMKDLDLREFASENSINAVYNLYAVSNHSGTTMGGHYTAYCRNPSSGEWYTFNDSRVTPMSSSQVRSSDAYVLFYELASSSRM